The genomic DNA GCAGTTCATCGATCATGCCCTTGAACGGCGCATCCCACCAGTTCACGCCCAAGCTAAAGGTGCCTTGGTCATCCAGGAACACATCCGGGAAGCCGGTGCCTGTAAATTTCTCTTCTCCGTTCACGTACACGGTGACATGGCCCTTGTTGACGGTGAAGGCAAAATGCGTCCATTCTCTCGGAACTGTATTCACGCCGGTTCCGGCATCATACCAGTTCGATCCTGCCCATAACATCCTTTGCCCAGCCAGAAGTCCCCCGGAATCGTGTAATAATGCAGGCTTAATCCGTCCATAAGCCAGCCAGCATTCTTCATTAACACTTCCGTCCAGTTATAATCATCCACATTCGCCCCGCCGGCGATTTTATAAATGTTGTTGTCCCGATAATTACGTACATAGGTTTGATAACGGCGGTACAAATCCGCGTAATATTCCGGACGCATATTTCCGCCGCAGCCCCAATTCTCATTCCCCACGCCAAAATATTTCAGCTTCCACGGCTCTTCACGGCCATTCTCTCGTCTCCAGTTCGCCATGGGGGATTCGCCGTCAAAGGTCATATATTCGACCCATTCCGACATCTCCTGTACCGTTCCGCTGCCCACGTTGCCGCAAATATACGGCTCGCATTCCAGCAGCTCGCAGAGCAGCATGAACTCGTGGGTTCCAAAATGATTGTTCTCAACCACACCGCCCCAATGCGTGTTGACCATGCGTTTGCGGCTTTCCCTAGGCCCGACGCCGTCCTTCCAATGGTATTCGTCGGCGAAGCAGCCTCCCGGCCAGCGCAGCACCGGAACCTTGATCTGCTTCAACGCCTGAAGAACGTCATTGCGAATTCCTTTCGTATTGGGAATCGGGGAGTCCTCGCCAACCCAAATCCCCTCGTAAATGCAGCGGCCCAAATGCTCCGAGAAATGGCCTTAAATATTCTTATTAATAATTCCTTTGCGGATGTCCGCGTTAACGATCACGACATTGTTCAAAATGATGCCCTCCAGATGAAAAATAATATTTTCCCCTTACAAGACAAGCAGCAAATTACCGAGTTCGTTGCGCATCCGGCAGCGGTTCCCCGAAGTTCGGCGTTCCGTCTTCATTCCAATGAAAGATTTGGGCGCGCGTATGGCGGTTTGGATCATACAGCGGATCCCCTGTAATCTCTTTGTAATTGCGGGCATGATAGACAATGACGTCCCGGCCGTCCTCTGTAACCGTAAAGCTGTTATGTCCCGGACCATATTGTCCGTTCTCCTCATTCGTCTGGAAGACGGGAACCGGAGATTTGGACCAGGCTTGCGGATCTAGCAGATCGGCATTTTCGTCTGCACACAACAGTCCCATGCAATAATTGTGATCCGTGGCGCTGGCCGAGTAGCTGATGAATATTTTACCGTTGCGCTTTAAGACCGCTGCTCCTTCATTCACCTTGAAGCCAATGATCTCCCAGTCATAATCCGGGGTTGAGATCATCGTCTGCTCTCCTGTCAGCGTCCACGGATTGCTCATTTTGGAAATATACATATTCGAGTTGCCGTCAATTTCAGGATCCTTCTGCGCCCACACATAGTACAGATCCCCCCGGTGCTCGAACACGGTTGCGTCCAGGGCAAAAGATTCCCAGCGGGTGCGAACCTGCCCTTTCTCTACCCAAGTTCCTTCAAGCGGGTTAACTGCACTGTTCTCCAGAACGTACATCCGGTGATCGAACAAGCCGTCCTTCGTCTCCGTTGTTCGTGCAGCGGCGAAGTAGATATACCATTTCCCCTGAATATAATGAATTTCCGGAGCCCAAATGTTGGCGCTAAGCGGCCCGGTGTCATATTTTCTCCAAGCCACAACGGGCTGTGCCTCGCCAAGCCCTTGAATCGTTCGGGCTCTGCGCACCTCAATCCGATCGTACTCCGGAACAGAAGCCGTAAAGTAATAATAGCCGTCACTATGCCGGTAAACCCAAGGATCTGCCCGTTGCTCTACAATTGGATTTTTGAATTCCTGATTCGTCATCATGCTGGTTTCTCCTTTGTGAAATCATTTTGTGTAAATCCAGAGCAGGCTCAGCTCTCTGGTTGGGCCTTTTGCTTGCCCCAGATTGAAACTCCACGCTCATCCAATCCGGTAAATACGAGGGTTTGCCCCCCTTTTTCCCAATCCCATGAAGGAAGCAGCTGCACACTCGCGCTTTTCCCCTCGCCTTCGGCAACATCGTTCCATGTCAAAGTCACCGTTCTCCGTCCATCGAATTTCCAGGTCCCTTGTCCCCGGCTGCCTTCCAGCTTCCCTTTGGGGTGAAGGATAAGCTGATCCGACTCGATCATTCCGTCGATAAACGGATCGATATCAATCCGTTCCCATTCCCCGGCGATCAGTGCCTCCGGTATGTCCTGCTCCTGCTCTCCGGCATATCTCTCCGGCGATACGACGGGCCACCCGTCCTCCGTCCAAAGTATTTTGCGGATATGAAGATATGACCAATGCTTATCTACCTCTCCGCGGGCATGATGTACGATATAATATTCGTCTCCATCCTTGAGAACGGAATTGTGGCCCGGCGCTATCCAGCCCTCGTCTTCGCCGAACTTATAGCCGCCGAGAATTTTAGTGCCAACCTCATACTGCGGCTCGAATCCGGTATCGGTCATTTGCCGCCCGTTATAGTCCACATAAGGCCCGGTAATCGTGTCTGAACGAGCCACACGCACGTTATAATCCTCGAATAAGGAATCATAGGATACGAACAAATAATATTTGTTGAATTTCTCGTTATAGATGATATAAGGCCCTTCAACTGCCCCGTCCTCCGTAATAGGATCGCGTGCAGCTAATCTAGTGCCGAATCCTTCCTCGCCAGGCTTCCCTGTCTCCGGATCAAGTTCAATAATATGAATTCCGCCAAAAAAAGAACCGTACACCATCCACATCCGCCCATCGGCATCCGTAATAATGTTAGGATCGATGGCATTCAGCACATCCTCGCTTCTCGTCTTAAGCACAGCTCCCTGATCCTGCCACGGGCCATCGATGGACTTGGAAGTTGCCATGCCGATCATAGACTGCCTGCTGCCAAACGTGGAAGCCGAATAGTAGAGCCGGTACTCGTCCCCATGCTTCACGACATCGGGAGCCCACAAATTGACTGCCCCGCTCCAAGCCCCAGCCTCTTCCGGAATACCCGGCAGCGCATAGCCGACCCATTGCCAGCGGATAAGATCCTGGGATTTGCGCACCATGACTCCCGGCCGCGGCTCTCCGCCGACTTTGACGTCCGTGGAAAAGATATAATAGCCGTCTTCCGTCTTGATCATGCCGGGATCGTGGGCATTATTGACCGTCCACTTCTCTTCTGCATGAAGAATTGACGTATCGTACATCGCCACTGCGTCTGGCGAATCGGGAAATATCGGATGGGGCGTTCCTTTTCCCGTGCAGCCAACCGCCCCGAGAATCATCCATAGAGACATGCCTGACAGCACCGCCTTTTTTGATAAAAATTTCATTGTCATTCACCGCCCTGCAGACTCGCTTATCCTTTCACTCCAGAAATAGCGACAGACTCGATAATTTGCTTCTGGAACACAAGGAAAATGATCAGCACCGGCAGGAGAGCGATCACGGAAGCCGCCATGATCAGCGGATAGTCCGTCTGGATCGCGTACGTTGCATTAAAGTTCGCTATGACGAGCTGGAGCGTCATTTTTTCCGGCGAATTCAAATAAATGATCGGTGCCAGATAATCATTCCATATGCCCATGAACCACAGGATCAGCTGAGCAGCCACAGCAGGTTTGATTAATGGAAATGTTATGGCCGAGAAAAGCCGGAAATAAGAGCTTCCATCGATTTTTGCCGCTTCAATAATCTCGTTCGGAACGCTGATCAAATACTGCCGCAGGAAGAAAATCATAATAATATTGCCGAATAAGCCAGGAACGATGAGCGGCAGCAGCGTATCGATCCAGCCGATTTTAGAGAACATCATAAATTGCGGAATCATGACTGCGGGATAAGGGATCATCATCGCCGACAGCAGCATGAGAAAAATTTGGTTTTTGCCGGGAAATCTGAGCTTCGCGAACGAAAATGCGGCCAGGCTGGAACTAAACGTACCTACGACCGTAACCGAGACCGCGATAATGACACTGTTCTGGATTCCGCTAAGCAGCGGACCGGCTTCCCATATTTCCAAATACTTGCCCCATTGCGGATGGCTAGGGATCCACACCGGAGGCAAAGCAAATACGTCCAATTTTTGTTTGATCGAAGTAGATAGCATCCATAGCAGGGGCGCAATCATAAAAACGGCCCCGATCGCCAGTATGATGAAGATGATCGTATTTGTCAGTTTGATTCTAGTCGAATGAGACATATTCATATTCTCTCCTTTCCCTCATGCTCAAATATCAAGGGATGATTTCTCGTTCATTTTGAATTGAATCAGGGTCACCATAAATATGAATATGCCCAGAACGACTGCCATGGAGGAGGCATAACCCATTTGCAGGTTGTTGAAAGCCTTCTGCCAAATATAGAACACGACGGAAGCCGATGAATATTCCGGCCCCCCCGTAGAGGTCATAATATTGATTTCCGTGAAAATTTGCGATCCGCCGATAATGTTTGTCACGACGATAAAGAAGGTCACCGGCTTAACCATCGGCCAAGTGATATGGCGGAAGGCCGCGAAGCCGTTGGCTCCATCCAGTTCAGCCGCTTCATAATAGGAGCGGGGAACGCTCTGCAATGCCGCCAAATACAGGAGCATGGTGTAACCAAGGCCTTTCCATACGGTCATCATGATTAGGGCTGGTTTGACCGTATGCTTGTTCATCAGCCAGTTTGGCCCTTTAATGCCGAACAATTCGAGGAATTGGTTTACTAGGCCATAATCGCCGTTAAAAGCCCAGCTCCACATAATCGAAATAGCGGCAAGCGAAGAAATGACCGGAACATAATAAATGACGCGAAACGTCGTCGTTCCGGGTATGCCCCGGTTCAATCCGAGGGCAATCAACAGGGCGAGCACGATCCCGATCGGAATTCCGATCATCATGAAGATCGTATTGAAGCTGGCCTTGAGAAACAGTTCATCCGTAAACAAATCCTTGAAATTGCTTAGGCCGATGAAATCCATCTGCCCCAGGCCGTCCCAGTCGGTAAACGAACCGTAGAACGAATACGCTACAGGAAACAAGGTAAATAGCAAAAAGCCCAGAACCGGGGGAGTCACATACAGCAGCCCGTATATTTTTTCTTTTCGATAGAGATTCGATTTGGTTTTCATGCGGTTCAGTTCACCTCTATTTCGGATGCCAGAATGAAAATGATGCTAGCCCCTTTGTATGATAACCTCAGTGACTAACATCATTTTGCATACTGGATAATTACAATGCTAATGTTGCAGAACGGTTATTTTTTCTTCGATTTTTGTTCCTGTTCAATCGCTTTATCCAACAGCTTTTGCATCTTCGGCTGTTCCTGCTTCACATATTCCGCAGCCGTAATTTTGCCATCCAGGACTGGCTGGATATCCGTAAAGAACAGGTTGTACCATTCGGCATTGTAAGTGTAGTGGCCTGGCAGCACTCTGCCGTATTCTCCTACGATGTCCAGAAACTCCTGTTTGTTGGCCGGTTTCGTTGACGTATCGGCAGCCCATTCCTCCGCCATATCGATCAGGTTCGGAATTTGCACTTTGGCGTTAACCAGCATTTCCATGCCTTCCTTCGATGCGGTCAAATAGTTGACCAGAGCAACCGCCTCTTCGGGGTATTTCGTCTTCTCTGAAACTCCGATTCCAAGCGAACCTATCCAAGTAGCGGACTGGCCTGTCGAACCTGCAGGGTAAGGCATCAGATCATATTCGAAGGGGAGCCCTTCATAAGTACTCATATCCCAAGGTCCTACCGGGAAGAAGGCCAGCTCGCCTTTCATCCAGCGCTGGTAGGTATCCAATGTTTGCGCATCCTCGGCGGAAGGTGTAATTTTATGGACGTTTTGCATGTCTGCAAAGAACTGCAGCGCTTCCGCAAATTTCGGATCATCGATCGTGACTTTGGTTTTTGTCTCGTCAATCCAGTCGGCACCATTACTCCAGACTAATGACTGCAATACCCAGTTTACGTTAAAGCCTGTCCCGTATTGATCGATTTTCCCGTCTCCGTTCGTATCCTTGGTCAGCTTCTTGTTCACTTCGATAAATTCATCCCAGGTCATCGGGACGTCATTGTCCGGCAGCGGGATGCCTTCCTTCTCGAACATCGTCTTGTTATATCCTAAAGCGAACGGTCCAACGTCCTTCGGCATGCCGTAGATATCGCCTTGTCCCGCCACATCGCCGTCATAGCGGTATAAATCAACGCCGTATTTCCAAATGTTATCGAGATGAATATCATCGTTATTATTCAGGTAAGGCGTAAGGTTCATCAAAATTCCGCTGTTCACGTAGGCTTTCAAATCGCCGGATTCAAAATAGAACACGTCAGGCACTTTATTTCCCGTGATGGCCGCTTTCAGCTTCGTGGCATACTGATCTGCTGCGGTAACGACCATTTTCACTTTTACGCCGGGATGATCCGCTTCAAATTTCTTGACGACTTCCGTATAAGCCTTCTGCTCATCGGTACCTCCGCGGTACATAAATGTCAGCTCTTTAGTCTCTGAAGATTTGCCGGCATTCCCGTTGCCATTACCGGCCCCTGCTTCACCGTTCCCTTTGCCTCCACAGCCTGCCAGCACGGTTGAGAGGATGAGAATGAGCGAAACGAGCGTAAACCAACTTTTGTTCTTGACCACCATAAACCCTCCTAATGAATATTGATTTAACATTGCACAAAATAGAAATGTTAAGCCTTCGTATTCTTCAATTATATGTAAAACTATTTCTAAATAATTGAATGAATCCGTTTGCAAATATAAAATAACATATAGAAAGCGGATTGTAAATAATAAAACATAAAACTTTTTATAAAAATATAAAATTAAATGGCATACCGCGCTTAATAAGGGAAAAAAATAAAAAACGATGCTTATTTTCGAGAATTAGTTTTATATAAATATATAACATATCATTGGAATACTCCATATTTTTCTTGTTTAGTTTACTTTTAAATTCGCCTCGGGGCGTTTTATGGGATATGAGAAATATTTATTTATGCTTATTTAAATTTATATAAATATATAATATATAGGTTGATATATTCATGTTTTTTAATCGTTCCCAGGGAGAGACGGTAAAAATTATGACGCTTTACTTCCGTATGGAAATTTATTGGTTTATATCTATTTGGGTTAAATGGTGATGGCTCAACTGGTCGGCTGAGGATGGTTATTAACCTTGAATAGTGGTGGGCGTACTAGTTGGGCTGGGCGTGGCTAATAGCTTGCTTCAGTAGGCTGGGCGTGGATTGGGCAAAAGCTAACGGACACAGAAGACCCTATTCTCGCTTTTTCGGCTACTTTGGCGACCTAACGGACACTGGGGGCGTTATTTACTCAAAACACATATCCTTTTCAGTCATTTGGGTACAATAGCTGAACCACGGTCCGTTAGCATACGGATTTGCGTTTTTTTGGGGAAATAACGGATCTAGGGTCCGTTACGTTTGCAGCAAAGCTTTACTTCATTCGAGCATAGTGGGACTGAGGCGCTGGCATGTAGGCTCGATGGTGTGCTATTCCGTCAGCTCGGTAGTCACGTTCGGGATCCATGGATTTCCGTCTTTTTACTCCCGAAGCGATTTGCGTCCAATTCACGAAATCCGTCGTCTTCGCCGCCGCCAAATGGAATCCGAAGACATAGTAAGTATCGTCCACCTTGATAACGGATGGATCATGAACGGATGCATTTTTGAAATTCGGCACCTCTTCTGCCGCAGCTTGCTTTCCCGTCTCCGCCTGCACTTTTCCGCCTCCCTCTGTCTCCCCTTCGGGCAATCCGGTCGCAGCCTGCCCGCTGCACGAAGCCAGCAGCAACAGGACTGTCCAACCGATGGCTATTTTTAGTTTCAATGGTAACCCTCCTGTGATTGTAACCCGATTGATTCGCCAGCGATTCCTGCTTGTTTCAAATAAATATAAACTAATTTCACCCCCTTAAATAAATCCGCTTACAATTATAAAATAACAAATCAAATCCACACAGTAAACTAATAAATTTAAATCTTTTTAAGGTTTACTTAATCTTTATCCACTCATTTTCAATTTATCTTATAGATATCAATAAATATTCGAACATTAAGTTGCAGCACACTTTTATTGATTTATACAAATATAAAATAATAATACTTATATTTAGAATTAAATGTTCGATATTGCAAAAATATTACATTATTTAATTAATTGCTTTCATTTTCAGTTTTGTTGGTTTATAATTATTTGAAACAAACGAAAATGAAATCAACTTTTTTCGGAGGCTGGTACGGTAGATGATCTACATTAAAGATCTAATGAGCGGGATTGACATTTTCAAGGCTCTTGGCTCAGAGATTCGAATTCAAATCCTGGAGCTGCTGGCAAACAATCAATCCTTGAACCTGAACGATCTGGCTAACAAGCTCAATCTAAGCAATGGCGCCATCACGATGCATATTCGGAAGCTCGAGGAAAGCGGGCTTATTGAAATCAATACGACGGTAGGCAAGCACGGAATCCAGAAGATTTGTTACTTGAACAAAGACAAATTAATGGTTGATTTACGCAGTAAGGATGTCGAAAATTTATATGAGGTGGAAATCCAGGTAGGACATTACAGCGACTACCAGGCGGTTCCTACCTGTGGACTGGCGACGAAGGACAGCATTATCGGCGATTTTGACGACCCGCGCTATTTCGCGGATCCGCAGCGGATCGACTCGGAAATTATTTGGCTCGCTGACGGATTTCTGGAATACCGGATTCCTAACTATTTGAAGCCGAATCAGACGTTCCGCGAAATCCAGTTCTCCATGGAGCTGAGCTCGGAGGCGCCCGGCTTCAATGACAACTATCCGTCCGACATTTACTTCTATATCAATGGCATCGAAATCGGCTACTGGACAAGTCCGGGCGATTTCGGCGATGCCCGGGGAACCTTCAACCCCGACTGGTGGCCGCCTCATTTGAACCAGTACGGCATGCTTAAACTGATCCGTATCAACCACGAAGGCAGCTTCATTGACGGATGCCGGATTTCGGATGTCACCATCGATCAGATCAAACTGGATTACAAAAGCGAGCTGACCTTCAGAATCGCGGTTACCGATAAACCCGTGAACAAAAGAGGCTTAACGATCTACGGCAAGCATTTCGGCAACTATAGCCAAGATCTGCTCGCCCGGGTGCTCTATGATGTTCATGAGGTCCATGAGGCCGAGGATAAAGCATCCTCAAGACCCGGCAAGGATAGCAAGCACACAAACCCGACGGTGCAGGCTACAGCTCAGGAATAAGCAAGGAAACTCATCGGATCAGCCACAATAGGATACAGCAATCAGCCGGAGGCTGTCTTTAGGTGCGGAAGCAATGTTCTGCATAAGAGACGGCCTTTTGCCTGTTCAGGTCTTTTAAAGGCCAGGCGCTGCTTGGGAAAAGGATATATTTCAGCAGCGATTCATAGTATGATGTGTCCAAGCTCTGTCTTTGAAAGGGGTTTCAGTATGAAAAAGATTTGGATCGTCTATTTGCTCCTGATCGGCTTTTTTCTGCTGTACGTACTGGACTACAGATCCCAAAGCCACTTGAACGAACAGTGGAAAACCGCAGGATTGCGTGGTGAAATCGATGAAAAATACGTGATGGTCACCTTTCAAATGGGGATCGATTACTGGAAAAGCAGCCTGAAGGGCTTCGAGGACGCTGCCCAGGCGCTGAATGTATCCGTCGAATACCGCGGCTCCACGCAGCGCGACGTCCATGAGCAGATTACGGTGCTGGAGCAAATTATCGCCAAGAAGCCGGCGGGCATTGCGATTTCGGCCATTCATCCCGCCGATTTGACGGAGACGATAGGCAAAGCGGTGGACGCGGGAATTCCCGTCGTCCTGTTCGACTCCGATGCGCCCGGAAGCAAAGCCTATTCCTTCCTCGGCACGAATAATTATTCCGCAGGCATTAAAGCTGCGCATCAAATGGCGGAGCTGACGAATGGCCGCGGCCAAGTCGCGGTCGTCACCACGCCCAACCAGCAGAACCATCAGGATAGAACCGACGGATTCCTGGCTACCATCCAGAAGGATTATCCCGAAATGAAGGTTGTCTCCGTGAAGAACGGCAAGGGGGATCAGATTTACTCCCGGCAGTCGGCCGAGGAAATATTGCGGGATTACCCGGATATCGCCGGTATTTTTGCGACGGAAGCGAACGGCGGCATCGGAGTTGCGGAGGCGGTACGGGAAATCGGCGGGAGCCAGCGGCCGAAAATTATCAGCTTCGATACCGACAAGGGCACGCTGGATCTCGTCAAAAGCGGGGATATCTCCGCAACGATGGCCCAGGGCACCTGGAATATGGGCTATTGGTCGCTGCAATTCCTTTTCTCGCTCGGACATGATCTGAACACCGCGCAAATTCCGGGTACGCCGCCCGTTCCCGAGCAGGTGGATACCGGAATCACGGTAGTGACGCGGCAAAACGTGGATGATTACTATGCGAAATAAGTTTACGTCGGCGGGGGTGCGCCATTTGTCATTCAACAATTTACCGATCCGCTATAAGCTGATTATCCATTTTCTGCTCATCAGCATCCTTCCGTCTATTGGGCTCGGTTTCCTGATTCACTGGACCGTCGACCGCGTTCTGGATCGCCAGGTTACGAATAACACCCTGCAGCTGATCGGCAAGGTGAATGAATCTCTGGAGACATATGTAGAAAATTTGCAGAATATGACGTTCCTAATCGCTTTTAATCCGGATGTTCAGCGTTTCCTGGAACCTGATAGCAAGAGCGGATCAGCGCCGGCGCTCGCCTCCGAGGAGGATCATTACGATATCCGCAAATTTCTGCAGGGCTTTACGACTCTCCATTCCGAGGTAGCCGGCATTATGATCGTGAACAGCAGCGGCAAATATATCAGCAACGAAATGTATGCGCGGACGGAGAGCGACTTAACCCGCGAATCGTGGTATCAGGAGGCCGTGCGCAATAAGGGGATATTCAAGATCGTCGGCCATCCGAATGAGCGCAATGTCACCAATCATGTCCATTACAAAAACAGTGAAGTGGTGTCGGCTGTCCGAGCAATTCTCGACCCGGATACACAGCAGGTGAAAGGCGTCGTCCTCATCGATTTGAAGCTGAGAGTCATCGCAGAGACGGCACAGGACGTCCGGCTTGGCAAAACCGGTTACCTCACGGTGATCGATAGCAGCGGCGAACTCATCTACGCGCCTCCTGAACCGTACATCGAGCATATTCCGCTGGATTGGCTGAACAAAGACAGCTCGGGAACGTATTCCCATCAAGCCGACGGACGGAAGCTGCAGTTCATCTACCGGGTATCCCCGTTTACGAACTGGACGACGGTCGGCGTCTTCAGTACGGAGGACTCCATTTCGGAGATACGGGAAATCCGCTTCTATGTCGTCAGCTTCGTGTTCGTCGTCTGCCTGCTCGGCATGACAGCTTCCTTCTACCTGGCTCATTCGATCTCCAGGCCGATCGGGCAGCTGATGTCCTTCATGCAGAAGGCTCAGTCCGGCGACTTGACGATCCGCTACTGGGGCGACCGCTCGGATGAGGTGGGTCTCCTCGGCCGCCGCTTCAACGAAATGCTGCTGCAAATCAACCGGCTCATTTCCTTGACGGAACGGCAGGAGCGGCAAAAGCGCGAGGCCGAGCTCAGCAGCCTTCAGGCCCATATTAAGCCGCATTTTCTATACAACACGCTGGACACCATCCACTGGATGGCCCGCCGCAAGGATGCCGTGGATATCGCCGAAATGGCAGAATCACTGTCAAAGCTGTTCCGGATCGGGCTGAGCAAAGGCAATGTTATTATTCCATTATCCGATGAAATCGAGCATATTCGCAGCTATTTGCAAATCCAGCATGTCCGCTATCAGAACAAGCTGGATTATGAGCTGAAGGTCGATCCGGCCGTGCAGGATTTCAGTGTACTGAAGCTCATTCTTCAACCCATCGTAGAGAATGCGATTTATCACGGGATCAAAGAACGCCGGGGTCCGGGACATATTGAGGTGGAAGCGATGGAACGAGAAGGAAACCTGGTAATTACGATTCGCGACAACGGCAAAGGGATGCCGGAGCAGCAGCTGTTGGAGCTCCGCCAGGCGATTGAACAAGCAGCAAGCTCAGAGGAGGAGCCTGGCTCCGGTCAGGCTTCCATCGGGAACTGGGCCAACGCTCCAGCTGGAGAAGCCGCAAAAACGGCTGGAGAAACGAAGGGTTACGGCATCTTGAACGTGCAGGCCCGGCTGCGGCTTACCTTCGGCGATAAATACGGCCTTCGCCTAGACAGCGTTCTGGGCGAAGGAACAACGGTAACGGTAATGCACCCGCTGCTGCGGGACAATGATTTTCACAATGGAGTTGATCGCTGATGTTAAATCAATTTTCACCTGCCTCTGCTCACCATTGGAAGGTACTTATTGCCGACGATGAATTCATCATTCGCGAAGGCATCCGGGAAAGCGTCGATTGGGAGAAGCTGCGGCTTAAGGTCGCCGCGGAAGCCGAAGATGGCGAGGAAGCGCTTGAGCTCGCCCTTCGGCATCGGATCGACATTTTGCTCGTCGATCTCAATATGCCCATCATGGACGGAATTGAGCTGATGAAGCACGTCCGCGAGGAGCTGCCGGAATGCAAAATCGTCATC from Paenibacillus woosongensis includes the following:
- a CDS encoding ABC transporter substrate-binding protein; translated protein: MVKNKSWFTLVSLILILSTVLAGCGGKGNGEAGAGNGNGNAGKSSETKELTFMYRGGTDEQKAYTEVVKKFEADHPGVKVKMVVTAADQYATKLKAAITGNKVPDVFYFESGDLKAYVNSGILMNLTPYLNNNDDIHLDNIWKYGVDLYRYDGDVAGQGDIYGMPKDVGPFALGYNKTMFEKEGIPLPDNDVPMTWDEFIEVNKKLTKDTNGDGKIDQYGTGFNVNWVLQSLVWSNGADWIDETKTKVTIDDPKFAEALQFFADMQNVHKITPSAEDAQTLDTYQRWMKGELAFFPVGPWDMSTYEGLPFEYDLMPYPAGSTGQSATWIGSLGIGVSEKTKYPEEAVALVNYLTASKEGMEMLVNAKVQIPNLIDMAEEWAADTSTKPANKQEFLDIVGEYGRVLPGHYTYNAEWYNLFFTDIQPVLDGKITAAEYVKQEQPKMQKLLDKAIEQEQKSKKK
- a CDS encoding arabinan endo-1,5-alpha-L-arabinosidase; this encodes MSLWMILGAVGCTGKGTPHPIFPDSPDAVAMYDTSILHAEEKWTVNNAHDPGMIKTEDGYYIFSTDVKVGGEPRPGVMVRKSQDLIRWQWVGYALPGIPEEAGAWSGAVNLWAPDVVKHGDEYRLYYSASTFGSRQSMIGMATSKSIDGPWQDQGAVLKTRSEDVLNAIDPNIITDADGRMWMVYGSFFGGIHIIELDPETGKPGEEGFGTRLAARDPITEDGAVEGPYIIYNEKFNKYYLFVSYDSLFEDYNVRVARSDTITGPYVDYNGRQMTDTGFEPQYEVGTKILGGYKFGEDEGWIAPGHNSVLKDGDEYYIVHHARGEVDKHWSYLHIRKILWTEDGWPVVSPERYAGEQEQDIPEALIAGEWERIDIDPFIDGMIESDQLILHPKGKLEGSRGQGTWKFDGRRTVTLTWNDVAEGEGKSASVQLLPSWDWEKGGQTLVFTGLDERGVSIWGKQKAQPES
- a CDS encoding carbohydrate ABC transporter permease — encoded protein: MKTKSNLYRKEKIYGLLYVTPPVLGFLLFTLFPVAYSFYGSFTDWDGLGQMDFIGLSNFKDLFTDELFLKASFNTIFMMIGIPIGIVLALLIALGLNRGIPGTTTFRVIYYVPVISSLAAISIMWSWAFNGDYGLVNQFLELFGIKGPNWLMNKHTVKPALIMMTVWKGLGYTMLLYLAALQSVPRSYYEAAELDGANGFAAFRHITWPMVKPVTFFIVVTNIIGGSQIFTEINIMTSTGGPEYSSASVVFYIWQKAFNNLQMGYASSMAVVLGIFIFMVTLIQFKMNEKSSLDI
- a CDS encoding carbohydrate ABC transporter permease, producing the protein MSHSTRIKLTNTIIFIILAIGAVFMIAPLLWMLSTSIKQKLDVFALPPVWIPSHPQWGKYLEIWEAGPLLSGIQNSVIIAVSVTVVGTFSSSLAAFSFAKLRFPGKNQIFLMLLSAMMIPYPAVMIPQFMMFSKIGWIDTLLPLIVPGLFGNIIMIFFLRQYLISVPNEIIEAAKIDGSSYFRLFSAITFPLIKPAVAAQLILWFMGIWNDYLAPIIYLNSPEKMTLQLVIANFNATYAIQTDYPLIMAASVIALLPVLIIFLVFQKQIIESVAISGVKG
- a CDS encoding ArsR/SmtB family transcription factor gives rise to the protein MIYIKDLMSGIDIFKALGSEIRIQILELLANNQSLNLNDLANKLNLSNGAITMHIRKLEESGLIEINTTVGKHGIQKICYLNKDKLMVDLRSKDVENLYEVEIQVGHYSDYQAVPTCGLATKDSIIGDFDDPRYFADPQRIDSEIIWLADGFLEYRIPNYLKPNQTFREIQFSMELSSEAPGFNDNYPSDIYFYINGIEIGYWTSPGDFGDARGTFNPDWWPPHLNQYGMLKLIRINHEGSFIDGCRISDVTIDQIKLDYKSELTFRIAVTDKPVNKRGLTIYGKHFGNYSQDLLARVLYDVHEVHEAEDKASSRPGKDSKHTNPTVQATAQE
- a CDS encoding LamG domain-containing protein, producing the protein MLWAGSNWYDAGTGVNTVPREWTHFAFTVNKGHVTVYVNGEEKFTGTGFPDVFLDDQGTFSLGVNWWDAPFKGMIDELHIYKGVITADQAAALAHK
- a CDS encoding substrate-binding domain-containing protein, translating into MKKIWIVYLLLIGFFLLYVLDYRSQSHLNEQWKTAGLRGEIDEKYVMVTFQMGIDYWKSSLKGFEDAAQALNVSVEYRGSTQRDVHEQITVLEQIIAKKPAGIAISAIHPADLTETIGKAVDAGIPVVLFDSDAPGSKAYSFLGTNNYSAGIKAAHQMAELTNGRGQVAVVTTPNQQNHQDRTDGFLATIQKDYPEMKVVSVKNGKGDQIYSRQSAEEILRDYPDIAGIFATEANGGIGVAEAVREIGGSQRPKIISFDTDKGTLDLVKSGDISATMAQGTWNMGYWSLQFLFSLGHDLNTAQIPGTPPVPEQVDTGITVVTRQNVDDYYAK
- a CDS encoding glycoside hydrolase family 43 protein, with amino-acid sequence MMTNQEFKNPIVEQRADPWVYRHSDGYYYFTASVPEYDRIEVRRARTIQGLGEAQPVVAWRKYDTGPLSANIWAPEIHYIQGKWYIYFAAARTTETKDGLFDHRMYVLENSAVNPLEGTWVEKGQVRTRWESFALDATVFEHRGDLYYVWAQKDPEIDGNSNMYISKMSNPWTLTGEQTMISTPDYDWEIIGFKVNEGAAVLKRNGKIFISYSASATDHNYCMGLLCADENADLLDPQAWSKSPVPVFQTNEENGQYGPGHNSFTVTEDGRDVIVYHARNYKEITGDPLYDPNRHTRAQIFHWNEDGTPNFGEPLPDAQRTR